In Kazachstania africana CBS 2517 chromosome 11, complete genome, the DNA window CAACGACACCTCTGTCAGGATGGAAAATCGAAGAGTAACCGACATTAAACGTACTTGCGTTATAATAAGGTCTAACCTGTGACCTATCCACAACAGGACTGCTAGTCATCGATTGCGTAGTCGAATAACCCCCCGTGTCTGGCATTGTCTTATCGATTTTTCACCTTTTATTATCTCCTGTACGAATACTGGAATTCATCTTAATGTTAAATTATATGTTATTATTGCATCGCGGTCACGTGCAATAACCTATCATGAACAGTACACTCAATATGAGTCCTTAATAAGTTGTGCTAGCAAATCAGTTATCATACAATACTTCATATATGGTTGTGCAAGCATTCATCAGTTCAATGGGAGTGAGCGTTGTTGTGTTAAGAGGCCATAGCCAGTTGCATGAGCAAGCTTATACTATTTGTTGAAGGACCGTGTCAATTGCGTGAGGTACCTATGAGGTACCCGTGAGATTTCAAGGTTTTACATGCCCCTTTCGTATTGCTTCTCAATATGACCAAAGTGGTACATGAAAAATGGCATTTGGCGTACTAGCATGACGATTGATGATGCGTCAAAAGTCTgaataatatcaaaagaCGACGACATACCTCATTCTCCTTGTGCTTAGAATAATCATTTAGAGTCTTTCAATAAGTTTTCTGTAGAAACATATCAGTATCATATCTGAACTTCACGATAATGACAGAACTGATTGTTTTCTATAACGCTGGAAATATTGGATTCACGCCACCGTAGATATACAaaacatcatcaattttaaataaatctaGTTACACTACGGTACTGTGAACATTCCCATAGCCTATATTACCTATATAACAAGATTTGTAGCTATCACTGCACGTCATCACCGGCCCAGATCACGATCAAAAATCCACATCAGAAATCGCTAAAACCGGCAAACTTACGCCAAAGTTGTGCCCTCAATACCATAAAGTCCCATTGAGAGTAGCAGCTCTTATACTCAACCATCACATTTGTCCCATAGTTTAATATGTTAAATCGTGTTTTTGTCATCACAATATTTGAATGCGgatatcaatgaaaatttcaaaagtcACTTATACCAGATACAATATTTCATAGAGCTTAAACTTTCATACAGCTATTCTGTAAGATGTCTACAGACAACATCATATATCCTAGTACGTCAGATGATTCATTCAAAAGGCCAAATCACGGCTATGATTATACTAAAGGAGCTAAAAGTCATACTACCATcgaatcttcttctataAACTACCCTACAAAAATCTACAATGATTCATTGGTAGCAAATAGGAAGGAAGTCTCACTCTCCTCAATGGCATTCCTTTTCCAACAGATGATCATTCATTTCCATAAGGATAGTAAAACAGTAcatgaatttgaagaaaaattgctCACAAATGGCTTCCAAATCGGTTCGAAACTGCTAGAATTATTGAACTTTAGGTCATCAATAAACCCCAccaattcttcaagaacTTCGACATTTCTATCATCAAATACAAATTTGCCAACACCTAAGATGCAATCGCAGACAAGCTACGATACTACTTCTGGTAACTCTTCAATCCCATCAAATAATGCCGTTATATCGAAGACTACAACTCAGAACACAATAAGTAACCAAGAAGCTGCTTCTACAAGTCATTATTCTTCAATAGcaaatacaataaataaaatgaaacGTCGTGATTTGAAGATTCTAGACATTTTACAATTCATTCATGGTACTCTCTGGTCTTACCTTTTCAATCATGTATCTGACGACTTGGTTAAATCATCTGAACGTAATAACGAGTACATGATAATTGACAACAATCCAGTCCTTACGCAGTTTATAAACAACAACATAAAAAATTCGTGCAATTATTTCATGTGTGGGATTATTAATGGATTCTTGAACAATGCTGCATTTATTTGTAAAGTAACGCCCCATCGTATGCCAACAGAGAATAGCGATGAAAGAATCGTTTACTTAATCAAATTCGACAGTCAAGTTTTGGAAAGAGAAAACCTGAGATTCAGTAGTTAGTATGTATTTAAATATCATTAGATCACGtatgtgtatatatatctatacAAAAAAAGACTAAACTTAAGCAACAATTTTAAATCgatttattgtttttcttGGCCGGTTCTGTTTGGAATACCAGACGGTGGGACATTAGGAAATCCCTGGTTTGGGTTTGGCGGCATCATAGGAAAGAATCTTTGAGCGTTATTAGTTCCATTATTTGTATCATTACCGTCTCTGTCACCGGggttattattatttggtgGTTGCATATGTTGCATCATCATGCCATTAGGAGGAAATTGCATATTACCATTAAAATTCATTGGCATACCTCCCATTGGCATAAAACCTGGTGGTGGTGGAGGCATCATGGGAATAAACTGTTTTAAATTAGCGTCATTAGcattattagtattattatctcCTTCAGTCGTTGAGgaatttcttttatcatTACATTTATTTTGAGTATTTGGCATACCCATAATTGGCATACCCATTGGTGGGTAGCCTTGCATACCTGGAGGAGGAGGTGGGAATTGGCCCATCATACCTCTTGGACCAAGTCCTCCTGGAGGTGGCTGAGCGAAATTTTGTTGTGGCATGCCCATTGGTGGCATCATTAAGCCAGGTGGTGGGGGTGGAGGggttgaaatatttgatctatcctcattttctgatattttgtttttatttaataaGCCTTGGAAAAATGTATTTGTTATGGCAGATTGTTGTTGTGGCATTGGCATTTGTTGAGCACCAGAAGGTGGCATTTGGAAGTTTAAGTTACGCATTTGCTCACCATGAGtatcatttcttttgtCACTAGTAACGTTTTCCTTTCTTGCTTGTGTTGGTGTTGGTTTAGGTGTGGTTGAATTTGAAGGAGAATccttgaaaaaattcatcaacCTTGATCCACTTGCTTGCTTGTTCGAAAAAGGTTCACTTACTTCAATATTAGGGGTTCTTGACTGGTCTTTGTTGTTGACGTTTACGTTTTCTGATATATCTTTTGTGGACGATGGAGCGGTAAAGAATGAGGTAAATCTAGAAGACGAGCTTCTTGAAGTCTCTAAACCTGTGTTGATTCCTAATTTCTGTGCAGGTTGAGCGGCAGAAGCAGTTGTAGTAGTGTCTTCAATTggtttcaattcttcatcgagttcatttgaattagaaaagttgaaaaaatctGAGATTACATTTGATGATCCACCAGCTTGTGTGatagcttcttcttttggaGCTTGCTTCTGCCCTGTTGGTTTGGtctcattttcttctaatggCAAACCCTTTTTTTGACGCtcaatttgtttcattttgGCTTTCCAAGCTTCAAAATCAGCAATGGCATTACCAGTACTTTGAATATCAATATCCAAACCttcaaaagtttcattGAAGTCTTTATTTTGTGAGTGTTTATTGtgtaatcttttcaaaaattcgaATTCTGATCTATCGTCAACATCCCTAGATGACTGTAAAGATTTGCGTTGATTGTTTCTGAAATTCTTGGACttactatttcttctttcatattgatgatgacgTCCATTATCACCGGCAAAAGACCTTTGTTTAGAATTACTACCACTTGTGTTACTAGTGTTGTTGTTATGATTGTTAGCATTTCTGTGGCTTCCTTTATGCtctgaatatttcaaatgcAGCCtccaaaatttcttctttggtaACATTAGTAgtttttcttccaaaagTTTTGATGGtacttcatttttcaaagccAATAGTTCGTTCATACTATATACATGTGCTTTGATAACTGTTTTTGGCTTGTAATCAACGATGGAAGTGATGTCTTCCAACTGTATGCTAGGTGTGCTAGCAACGGATGATTTGGaatctgatgaagaatcatCAACTATATccttatttttatttgtcttttcatttttggcTTTTAATTGCTTTAAAAATTGTGCTAAACTGGCATCAGTTCCAGAAGCCTCTTGCTGTTGATCTTCAGCCACTATAGCTGACACTATCGATGGGTCGTTAAATTCCATAGTATTAAGAATGCAGATTGTAACTTAAATACAAATTCGTTATGCTTGTGTATGATTTTTAAATTGGGTATAGGGGAATAGACTATCCTGAAACAAcaatagaaaaaaagaatgtGTATGAGAACAGTCAAATGCAATGGTTGAAGATATTCAGTAGAATGAATCGATTATGAGCAAATCAATCTATTCTTAGTAAGAAAATACGTGGATTATGGTCCTCTTAATATCACAACTTTTAACAACAGTCTGTTTCAAccgaaaatttttttcttcgttTCGTTTCTCTTAATGCTCAAAAAATTTCCGTTTCCGTAGTATATAAAATGGTCATATCGCACGACATACAAAATACCAAATGTGATCAGCAGCGTTTTGGCTGATTAATTGAGGTTGGACGTGTTCTCTGAGGGCTGATAGACATCTGCTGGTGATTTGGAGCGCTCAGCGAGCCGGTTGGATCTGTGTCTGTGCGTAGAGTGTCATGGCGAACTGAGCGATGCTATTGCTGACATCGGACAGAAGTTGGAGTGTGTTGGGAGTGTATTCTGTGAGTGTTGCCGGTTAGCACTTGTAGCAAGTAAACTTGGCTGCAGGAGGGTGTCACAGTTAAAGCGCCACTTGACACTGTGCTTCATTAATGGCACTCTCGACATTGCAGCTTCAGTAGGAAATGCCTCCCTGGCTTAACGCAAGTCCTGGAATTGATCGATACAGGGATCCCAATGGGGAATAGTGACCACGACGATACAAATTCAGACAATTTGGGCCCATTTCCTGTGATATGCGTAATTGTGACTGCAAATGTTACTATCGCTTGCTGTGCGTATAAATGGGGAATAGTGCCTCCACGAGTTAATCAAGCAGCGTGGCAAATATCGTTGCTGCCCATCATCCATAGTCTCGCCGTTTACTCCACAATTCTGTACTGGAGAAACGCTACCATATTCATCCTGTCACCTCCTACGCATATTCAAAACTGAGGGCTCAATCTACTGCTAGAGACCCGCAAAGAGTCCCGCAAATCCCGTGGCATCACATCGACTAACCAGCTGGTTACTTCAAACAGTTTGATTTGCGATGGTCAATGCTACATTTCTCTATATAATATGACAATTCGATGCCAGTCATCATGCTAATTATTATACCTCGGTTTAATaacatgaaaaaaaatacatcATTTAGTTAGCATTTCACACACATATTACAAAGTGAACAGGCTTGATAAAGACAAATAAACTCATGTCTACCGAACAAACTACTTTATTACTTCCTTTGGTTTCTACCGGTAACGTACCACAACTCTCTGTGGACTTGATTCTGCATTCTCTGTCTGATGAGTTTGAATTTGTAAAATCTATCGATTCAACATTTTTACACCCGTTTGTGGGCCCTTTAGATTACGGTATCGACCAAACTGAACCTGTTCTATACACACAATCATCGTTTTTGGAAACTCCTTCtgtcaagaaattttctacTGCGCTAGAGCTGTTTTATAACAAGTCGAAGAGAGTGTACGTACTACAACAAAGAACACCTACCATTCAAGgttatttgaataatttcattaaagaTACATTGATTCCTTTAATAAAAGAGTTACaaattacaaatatatCCGTATTGGATTCTTTTGGTCCCTTagatgaaaagattataaagagaaaattaCAAAGTAATAATCATAATCATAAAAACATCgatccatttttttccatgGGTGTCTGTGAATTACAATCAATTGGTAATCTAGTAAGCAACTTTGATTCTACTCTGAGATTGCAAATGGATCCCGATACGTCTTTGCATTACACCAACtcaatctttaaattcacACCATCAAGTTTAATAGATGAAATTTCCACTGATCaaccaattttcaaattgacGTACCATCTTTTAAatgatcaaaatttaacGAACCTAAAGGAAGTCAAATACTGTACACTTTTCGTACACGAAGGTGATAATTCGATAGATGCAAAATTATTCTGTGAACATTTACCTGATCtaatcaattcttcatccGATTGCAAAATTACAAAGTTCAGGACACCGATTTCCTGGAAGGGCGTTTATGGATTCAGTGAACTTCCCTCAACGTTCGAAGAAGGCATATATATCTAATCATTGCCTTTTCTTCTGTTATGAGTGTGGCCACACAAGtctgaaagaagaatttgtttcaaccatcaaaattactgttttcaattgattccAAAAGTATACCGTATTTAAAATTATGTATGAACATCCTTCCTCTATATTTTTATCCAACATTTTTGCCTAACTGAGGTTATGTCTATCGCCTCGCCAATCTATGGCGCCGTATTAATCTGGTTGTAGAGGGAAGTTGTTACGCCGACTAACACTTAATTTCGGGCGGGTTTTGCTATTGTACTATTTTTGTATGGTGTGGTCAATTGAAAATCGAGATTTTCATGTATGAAAATTCCGCCTGCTTGGCCAAGTGGTAAGGCATCGCACTCGTAATGCGGGGATCGTGGGTTCAATTCCCACAGGAggcatttatttttttttaatctcTCAATCGccttatttttttgatagtAGAATGTAACGGAACGCCTTAAAGAGTTCTGTTAAACTCTCTCGTATTGAGGCAGCCGTCTGAAACCGGCATAATTAATGTAACTCGAGAATATCACTCGCTACCGTTCTGTGTTCTCAGCAGTTATATAAAGAGACGGTATATACTGGCATGTAATATGTAAAGTGCTTTTCTGAAGGACGAGAATAAGTATTGAATATAGCCAACTAGCATTAAGTAGGGATAATACTTATTCGCCTACAGATAGAATTGAAGTGATGTAATCGACGTTAGTTTATTAAAGTATATACAGGAGGTCTATTTATGTTTTCTTCGTTCATCAAGCTGCTTTTGAGCGTAAATCTTTGCGGTGAATGGTTCTTCGAATCTTAAAGCGATCTTGTACATGAGATGAACCATTGCTGTGACAATTAAACCTGCTGGTTTGGCAAATAACAGAGTATAGCCAAGAAATGTCAACGTAGACCCTTGGTACATAGGATTATTTGAGACATTGAATGGGAAAGAGGTGACTCTATGATCCATTAATATACCGAAATAATCACCGAGATATGTACCTGTGACACCCAATTGGTACATGGATGTAAGGACGAATACCTGTCCAATTGCAGTGAACACATATCCAAGCATTTTCACgtacaaattttgaaataagGGCAAAGAAGGTTGCAAACGAAGAGCTTTTTCAAACATTAAATCACGACCAATGCCTAAAGTGAAAATTATAATAGCTAGTAAGTAACATCCTCTCTTTGCGTTACCGCCAGCCAATTTCGTCAAAAAATGTGTAGAATACTCGAGACGGGCCACAATGTTCCAAAACACTGGAttaaatacaataaataatagcgatttttggaaataaCAATCGtgaaaatcaattgatCCCACTAATTCACTCGCAATCCTCTTGAAATCAACCCCGCCAGTGACGGGAATCGtttcaataatcttttctgCTGTCTGATTCATATTTATTCTGGTTATATAAGTAGTATTAGCGACACCAACAGAAACATAGAATAGCGGACCTTATATATAGAAATCACAGCTCACACAGtactacttttttttttttttttggacAGATGTATTAGGCGATTATTGCCATGCCCTACGTGAGGCCCTCTCTGTTGCCTCACGATTGAGAAACAGTCAAAGTTCATCGAGACAGCGTGTATGCAACGTGGACCGTCCTCTTGCAGTCTTCAGCAGTCTGTTCTTCTCGTACAATGCAGAACTAGACGCGCTTTTCCCTTGTTGTAGCTCAAACCTTTGTATACGTATATCTATCGTGAGGTAAAACTTGGGCTTTATAACGATCAACTCCATCGAAGCCCTTATAGCTTGGACAGGGCCAGTATGGTAATGAGCAAGGAGACGACGACTGGCTCTCCAGAAAGCTGCAGTTTGTCTACGTGAGAAACGAAACAAGCCGGGTGATCAGACACATCAATAGAAGAATAAGCCTGTCCCCATCTCGggttttttcaatgacattGCTTTGTAAGCTGTTACTGTTAAGAGTTATTTTATCACTTGAAAACGGAATCAGTGGGTTGTAAGCAGCGATGTGTGCTATGAAAGTATCTCTATATGGTGGTGCCATTACTTCAGTGATTCCTGAGGGGTTTCTAGACGCTTCCATGTTACGTGAAGTTCCTGACACTCAGGAAGTATTTGTTAACAGTCGTAAAGAAAACGAAAGTTTCGTGGATGGACTGGGGATGAATGAAAGTATAGTAGTGGATTTGCTCCAGAGAGTGGATGCTGTTAATGATGATGCAGCTCTCAAAGTccatattgaagaaattgcaTCTCTCAACGATGCTCAAGAGGGATTCCAAGTCTTGAAGCATGATAAGATCAATGGAAACAGTCAATCGTGTATTATTGTAGAGTCTGCTCTTAAATGGGGAAAACAAGATTTAAAAGAAAGCGTCCTCATCTGTGTTGGTTTGATAAGACTAAAGGACGTTGATACGGATGCCTTAATTACTATAAATGTGCCATTAACTCAACAAGAAACTGGACTTAAAAGTGAAACTTTGCCCTCCAGGGCCCTGGCAGCCTACTCATTGCTCCATGACATGATCAAACAGTTCAAAGTCATCGACAACTCTCTCTTTATGCAATAATACTCTTCATATATAAGCATTCATATAAAACGTGATCGCACTATATAATTATTAGTGCATTTTTCAAGCatcaattattttcttaatACGTGAAAGACGTCgaagagagagaaaaaaattagctTGATTTTAAGACATTGctatttataaaaaaatcacTCTGTAACTTTTCATAGAGCTTTCATCCCATAATGGCTAAAGTGTCTAGAGGTTTTTGGAACCCCAAACGTTTGGTATGGTTCATCCTATGTAGTATAGTAGCTATCATTTTCGTTGTTAGgttcttcaataattcaGATAGTacaaatttacaaaatattttacaaaatttgcCAAAAGAGATCTCTCAGAGTATAAATAATGCTGCCTCCAGACAGAATTCTGATTTGGATATCCTGGCTGAGTTCGAAAGACTTGCAGAAGAGATAGCTCTGAAGCAAGACTATCAAATGCAACAGATGGAGAAACAACGTCgtcttattgaaaaaaagatcaaagaattgaaacCGTTACCAAGTGATCTGACTTTGCGTGAAAAATTAGCTTTTACTTTTGAGTATGAGCCAAAGAGAAAGTTCCCTGCTTTCATTTGGCAGACTTGGAAGCTCGATGCAAACCCAAGAGATACATTGttgaataaagaaaattgggATGAGAAAAACCCAGGTTTTGTTCatgaaatattgaatgatgaCATTATGCATGCATTTGTTCGTCACTATTACTCAACAATTCCTGAAGTCATTGAAGCTTATAACGTTTTACCTTCACtggttttgaaaattgatttcttcaaatatttgattttattgGCGCGTGGTGGTGTCTTTGCTGATATGGATACTGTTCCGTTAAGACCTATCCCAAATTGGATTCCAGAGGACATGAATCCAAACGATATTGGGTTGATTGTGGGTGTTGAACACGACGCAGAGCATGGGTCTAACAACtggaaaaataaatatattagaAGATTACAATTCGGTAATTGGGTCATTCAAGCCAAACCAGGACATCCTGTTATTAGGGAGATTGTTGCTCATATCACGGAAGAAACCATACAGCGTATGCTCGAGGGACAACTGAAAGTTAATATTAGAAATGATTTGAGTATCATGTCATGGACCGGTACCGGTATCTGGACCGATGTTATCTTCACTTACCTCAATGATTATATGAAAAGTGGATTACTTGAAAAGATTACCTGGATGCACTTCCACAAATTAACCAAACCTAGACTTTTAAGTGACATACTTGTATTTCcagaattttcatttaatgcGCCATACACAATTGAGAATGATGATTTACATAAGGAGATGTACTTCACAACGCATGAGTCAACAAAGTTTTGGAAAGCTGCGCCAAAAGTTGCGAAGTAATCATAATTAGTTGTCGCATATTCTGGCCTTCCAACTTACAAATGAGGATTCCACCAATAATTAATACATAGTACTAATGTTATATACATGTATATAAAGCATATATCAGAGATAAGAATATTTGTGccaaaatgaagaagaaataagtgaaataaaaaaagactGTATATAACACGACGGTAAAAGGACAATTAATGACCTCCGCCACCAATCTCAATTGTTGGACCACAACCTAAAGTTTTCTTCAAACTACCATAGATACCAAACTGTAAGGAAGTTAATGTACCAACCATGACTAAACGCGTTGTTAAACCGGC includes these proteins:
- the EAP1 gene encoding Eap1p (similar to Saccharomyces cerevisiae EAP1 (YKL204W); ancestral locus Anc_1.518), with the translated sequence MEFNDPSIVSAIVAEDQQQEASGTDASLAQFLKQLKAKNEKTNKNKDIVDDSSSDSKSSVASTPSIQLEDITSIVDYKPKTVIKAHVYSMNELLALKNEVPSKLLEEKLLMLPKKKFWRLHLKYSEHKGSHRNANNHNNNTSNTSGSNSKQRSFAGDNGRHHQYERRNSKSKNFRNNQRKSLQSSRDVDDRSEFEFLKRLHNKHSQNKDFNETFEGLDIDIQSTGNAIADFEAWKAKMKQIERQKKGLPLEENETKPTGQKQAPKEEAITQAGGSSNVISDFFNFSNSNELDEELKPIEDTTTTASAAQPAQKLGINTGLETSRSSSSRFTSFFTAPSSTKDISENVNVNNKDQSRTPNIEVSEPFSNKQASGSRLMNFFKDSPSNSTTPKPTPTQARKENVTSDKRNDTHGEQMRNLNFQMPPSGAQQMPMPQQQSAITNTFFQGLLNKNKISENEDRSNISTPPPPPPGLMMPPMGMPQQNFAQPPPGGLGPRGMMGQFPPPPPGMQGYPPMGMPIMGMPNTQNKCNDKRNSSTTEGDNNTNNANDANLKQFIPMMPPPPPGFMPMGGMPMNFNGNMQFPPNGMMMQHMQPPNNNNPGDRDGNDTNNGTNNAQRFFPMMPPNPNQGFPNVPPSGIPNRTGQEKQ
- the HOC1 gene encoding alpha-1,6-mannosyltransferase (similar to Saccharomyces cerevisiae HOC1 (YJR075W); ancestral locus Anc_1.530), producing MAKVSRGFWNPKRLVWFILCSIVAIIFVVRFFNNSDSTNLQNILQNLPKEISQSINNAASRQNSDLDILAEFERLAEEIALKQDYQMQQMEKQRRLIEKKIKELKPLPSDLTLREKLAFTFEYEPKRKFPAFIWQTWKLDANPRDTLLNKENWDEKNPGFVHEILNDDIMHAFVRHYYSTIPEVIEAYNVLPSLVLKIDFFKYLILLARGGVFADMDTVPLRPIPNWIPEDMNPNDIGLIVGVEHDAEHGSNNWKNKYIRRLQFGNWVIQAKPGHPVIREIVAHITEETIQRMLEGQLKVNIRNDLSIMSWTGTGIWTDVIFTYLNDYMKSGLLEKITWMHFHKLTKPRLLSDILVFPEFSFNAPYTIENDDLHKEMYFTTHESTKFWKAAPKVAK
- the MOG1 gene encoding Ran GTPase-binding protein MOG1 (similar to Saccharomyces cerevisiae MOG1 (YJR074W); ancestral locus Anc_1.529), with protein sequence MCAMKVSLYGGAITSVIPEGFLDASMLREVPDTQEVFVNSRKENESFVDGLGMNESIVVDLLQRVDAVNDDAALKVHIEEIASLNDAQEGFQVLKHDKINGNSQSCIIVESALKWGKQDLKESVLICVGLIRLKDVDTDALITINVPLTQQETGLKSETLPSRALAAYSLLHDMIKQFKVIDNSLFMQ
- the TRS31 gene encoding TRAPP subunit TRS31 (similar to Saccharomyces cerevisiae TRS31 (YDR472W); ancestral locus Anc_5.601), producing MSTDNIIYPSTSDDSFKRPNHGYDYTKGAKSHTTIESSSINYPTKIYNDSLVANRKEVSLSSMAFLFQQMIIHFHKDSKTVHEFEEKLLTNGFQIGSKLLELLNFRSSINPTNSSRTSTFLSSNTNLPTPKMQSQTSYDTTSGNSSIPSNNAVISKTTTQNTISNQEAASTSHYSSIANTINKMKRRDLKILDILQFIHGTLWSYLFNHVSDDLVKSSERNNEYMIIDNNPVLTQFINNNIKNSCNYFMCGIINGFLNNAAFICKVTPHRMPTENSDERIVYLIKFDSQVLERENLRFSS
- the OPI3 gene encoding bifunctional phosphatidyl-N-methylethanolamine N-methyltransferase/phosphatidyl-N-dimethylethanolamine N-methyltransferase (similar to Saccharomyces cerevisiae OPI3 (YJR073C); ancestral locus Anc_1.526): MNQTAEKIIETIPVTGGVDFKRIASELVGSIDFHDCYFQKSLLFIVFNPVFWNIVARLEYSTHFLTKLAGGNAKRGCYLLAIIIFTLGIGRDLMFEKALRLQPSLPLFQNLYVKMLGYVFTAIGQVFVLTSMYQLGVTGTYLGDYFGILMDHRVTSFPFNVSNNPMYQGSTLTFLGYTLLFAKPAGLIVTAMVHLMYKIALRFEEPFTAKIYAQKQLDERRKHK
- the ADD66 gene encoding Add66p (similar to Saccharomyces cerevisiae ADD66 (YKL206C); ancestral locus Anc_1.522); this translates as MSTEQTTLLLPLVSTGNVPQLSVDLILHSLSDEFEFVKSIDSTFLHPFVGPLDYGIDQTEPVLYTQSSFLETPSVKKFSTALELFYNKSKRVYVLQQRTPTIQGYLNNFIKDTLIPLIKELQITNISVLDSFGPLDEKIIKRKLQSNNHNHKNIDPFFSMGVCELQSIGNLVSNFDSTLRLQMDPDTSLHYTNSIFKFTPSSLIDEISTDQPIFKLTYHLLNDQNLTNLKEVKYCTLFVHEGDNSIDAKLFCEHLPDLINSSSDCKITKFRTPISWKGVYGFSELPSTFEEGIYI